Proteins encoded in a region of the Takifugu flavidus isolate HTHZ2018 chromosome 10, ASM371156v2, whole genome shotgun sequence genome:
- the isg20l2 gene encoding interferon-stimulated 20 kDa exonuclease-like 2 yields the protein MSDINIIINLDLTPRVLPVNKKRTRERKRKRDRKKMRHLRNGRQLETKGNEKSNNLSKRGSKYDAAQSSHNGALRRHPPLSTSTQPERCPPNRTADPSPAAPCSAASTGSHSPSILTQSKDDDPSPSVEILHKPAVAPLSAGIPSNYLAIDCEMVGTGPKGSVSQLGRCSLVSYDGDVVYDKFIKPPVPVTDYRTRWSGIRPRDLANATPFPVARKEILKLLMGKVVIGHAIHNDFKVLSYSHPAALTRDTMRIPLLNAKAGLAVTECASLKRLTKAIFKRDIQTGKKGHSSVEDARATMELYKVVEVEWEKQLASKSQSSSCQK from the exons ATGTCGGATATTAACATAATCATCAACTTAGACCTGACACCCAGGGTACTACCGGTAAATAAAAAGAGGACTAGAGAGAGGAAACGGAAACGAGATCGTAAGAAGATGCGGCACTTGAGAAATGGAAGACAGTTGGAAACAAAAGGTAATGAGAAGAGCAATAACCTCTCAAAAAGAGGCTCCAAGTACGACGCTGCTCAGTCAAGCCATAATGGAGCTTTGAGGAGGCATCCACCACTTTCCACCTCCACACAGCCTGAGAGGTGTCCTCCAAACAGGACAGCAGACCCCTCACCTGCTGCCCCTTGTTCAGCAGCATCCACAGGCAGCCATTCTCCCTCCATCCTTACTCAAAGCAAAGATGACGACCCCTCGCCCTCAGTGGAGATCCTCCATAAACCCGCTGTTGCACCACTGTCGGCCGGAATCCCGTCAAATTACCTCGCTATTGACTGTGAGATGGTGGGGACAGGACCGAAGGGAAGTGTCAGCCAGCTGGGACGCTGCAGTTTGGTGTCCTATGATGGAGATGTGGTTTATGACAAATTCATTAAGCCCCCAGTGCCTGTGACCGACTACCGCACCCGGTGGAGCGGCATACGCCCCAGAGACCTCGCCAACGCCACGCCGTTTCCTGTGGCCAGGAAGGAG ATCCTGAAACTGCTGATGGGAAAAGTGGTGATTGGCCACGCCATCCACAACGACTTCAAAGTGCTCAGTTATTCCCACCCTGCCGCCCTGACCAGAGACACGATGCGGATCCCCTTACTCAACGCGAAGGCCGGCCTGGCTGTGACTGAGTGTGCATCCCTGAAGAGACTCACCAAGGCCATTTTCAAACGGGACATCCAG ACTGGGAAGAAGGGCCACTCCTCTGTGGAAGATGCCAGAGCTACTATGGAGCTTTACaaagtggtggaggtggagtggGAGAAGCAGCTGGCCTCCAAATCCCAAAGCAGTTCATGTCAGAAGTGA